Below is a genomic region from Acidimicrobiales bacterium.
GTCCGGGTTCACCGCACTCACCGCCACCCAGGGGGACGAGCGCGCCGTCGACCTCCTCACCGGGTTCCGGAACTCGGTCCGTCAGGTCTGCTCCCGCCGGGGCGTGCGGATCGCCAAGTGGCTCGGAGACGGCGCCATGCTCGTGGCCGTCGACCCCCGCCCCGCCCTCGAGGCCGTCCTCGAGCTGCAGCACCGCATGCGTGCCGACGACGCCGGGGCGGTCCTGCGCGGCGGGCTCAGCGCCGGCGCCGTGATCCTCCTCGAGGGGGACGACTACATCGGCCACGCCGTGAACGTGGCGGCCCGGCTGTGTGACCTCGCCGGTGGCCACGAGATCCTGGCCGTGCCCGAGCTCACGGCGTCCATGCCGCTCTGGGGGGCCGTGGCCTCCAG
It encodes:
- a CDS encoding adenylate/guanylate cyclase domain-containing protein; the encoded protein is MRVQRTFAFLDLSGFTALTATQGDERAVDLLTGFRNSVRQVCSRRGVRIAKWLGDGAMLVAVDPRPALEAVLELQHRMRADDAGAVLRGGLSAGAVILLEGDDYIGHAVNVAARLCDLAGGHEILAVPELTASMPLWGAVASSREAVLRGVERPLQVACLGLAPAGADGSEDPVCGLPLGPATAAACRVDAEGVRLLFCADSCLETWENRAGSGTPA